In Helianthus annuus cultivar XRQ/B chromosome 8, HanXRQr2.0-SUNRISE, whole genome shotgun sequence, a single genomic region encodes these proteins:
- the LOC110871967 gene encoding mannose/glucose-specific lectin, whose amino-acid sequence MKKIALIGPWGSSDGQHWSFKAEGKITKIIINHGEVIDAIGFASQDDEGNVLHSPKYGGYGGDYTEVNIDIDVEELNCMSGTIGWFDSKLVVTSLSFSTDVNKFGPFGVENGTHFSVPISKARFAGFFGRSSDYLDAIGVYLNPT is encoded by the exons ATG AAAAAAATCGCGCTGATCGGGCCATGGGGAAGCTCTGATGGACAACACTGGTCCTTCAAAGCTGAAGGAAAAATCACGAAAATAATCATCAACCATGGAGAAGTCATCGACGCCATCGGCTTCGCTAGCCAAGACGACGAGGGTAACGTCCTCCATTCACCAAAGTATGGTGGTTATGGTGGCGATTACACcgag GTTAACATAGACATTGATGTGGAGGAGTTAAACTGCATGAGTGGGACGATTGGATGGTTTGACTCAAAGTTGGTTGTGACATCGCTATCATTTTCGACCGATGTAAATAAGTTTGGACCGTTTGGTGTCGAGAACGGGACTCATTTCTCGGTGCCAATTTCCAAAGCAAGATTTGCGGGTTTCTTTGGCCGAAGCAGCGACTACCTCGATGCTATCGGTGTGTACCTCAACCCGACATGA
- the LOC110869517 gene encoding uncharacterized protein LOC110869517: MAFVKSSTCPIVGNNQTGSSFWKKTTDRFNAIMEHGPARDIESVSGKWRKMSKVINNFNGIYNQIYLSPPSGSNDEDILNLAIAKWDSQNPTPFPHFRAWNVVRKEQKWKPVPNEVATAKRTKISESGSYSAGGSTARCQIDLNDDPEDDEDVLPVHESERPTGRDKAKKEAAGKRKGAGSSGGGNSSGGGGEKASSKMDDLINEFRSFKEFAAEKYTHKKTVSADYARAEDFRIMRLDLDSVPEDEREVYRRMKEEVSVRGCNWLHAPSIRRHTI; encoded by the exons ATGGCGTTTGTTAAGTCCTCTACTTGCCCGATAGTCG gaAACAACCAAACGGGTAGTAGTTTTTGGAAGAAGACAACGGATAGATTTAACGCGATTATGGAGCATGGTCCGGCTCGTGATATCGAATCCGTCTCAGGCAAGTGGCGTAAAATGAGCAAGGTCATCAATAACTTTAACGGGATTTATAACCAAATTTACCTTTCTCCTCCTAGCGGGAGTAACGACGAGGACATTCTTAACCTTGCTATCGCCAAGTGGGACTCTCAAAATCCAACGCCTTTCCCGCACTTCCGAGCATGGAACGTTGTAAGGAAAGAACAAAAATGGAAGCCGGTTCCAAATGAGGTCGCAACGGCCAAACGCACTAAAATTTCCGAGTCCGGAAGTTATAGTGCGGGAGGCTCCACCGCTCGTTGTCAAATCGACCTAAACGACGACCCGGAAGATGACGAGGATGTGTTGCCCGTTCACGAGTCGGAACGTCCCACCGGGAGGGACAAAGCAAAAAAAGAAGCGGCCGGAAAGCGAAAAGGGGCCGGCTCGAGTGGAGGTGGCAACTCGAGTGGAGGTGGGGGCGAGAAGGCATCGTCAAAAATGGACGACTTGATAAACGAATTCCGTTCGTTCAAAGAGTTCGCGGCCGAAAAATATACTCACAAGAAAACCGTGTCGGCCGACTATGCTCGAGCAGAAGATTTTAGGATTATGAGGTTGGATCTCGACTCGGTTCCGGAGGATGAACGCGAGGTTTATCGGAGGATGAAGGAAGAG GTCAGTGTGAGAGGCTGTAATTGGTTGCATGCACCGTCAATTCGTCGTCACACCATTTAA